A stretch of DNA from Lotus japonicus ecotype B-129 chromosome 4, LjGifu_v1.2:
aaattataatacatatttaaaaaaCATATTGTAATATATTATGTTTCTAGTATGATAAATTCACATGCATATATTTGTCTCCACACCAAAAAGTTCTGGATCCATCAGTGGTTCATATGTATCTCAGAAGTCAACGTCAACCACCGCATCTAAGGCTATCCAATCTCATCcaaataaccaaaaataaatttgTCATCATTAATAAAAACCAAGCAATACTAACCAGTAACCAGTTCAATCTTATTCAATAGatagttttcttcttcttttatcctaggaattcaacaaataataatattcgTATACAATATGGCTGAACACAGCCTCAATATATTTAGTGCGAACATAATAAAATGCAATCGTTATTCTAGCACATGCTTAACTCCAGCTGAAGTCAATAGCAATGTATATTataatatagaaattccaaTGCCCTATATTCaacttttctatttttctccAGTATAATTTCTTAGaagttttcttcattttctatcCTTATGCTGTCAAGGAAAGATTTCCCACGAAGTTCTTGTGACAAGTACCCTTTAAAGTACTCTCCATAACTAATTTTTCTGAACCTTGCTGGTGTTGTTGGTGTAACAAGGCTTGGTGCTGGACCTATTATTGACTCCATACTCGGATTGTGAAATGCAGCAATGGAAATCCTTTCCTTCTCAGAGTTAACTATTGCTCGATGCTCGACGCTTGGATAAATTCCATTGGTTATTACCTCCAATATATCTCCAATGTTAATGACAAAAGCATTGGCAAGAGGTTCAACTGGAATCCACATTCcatctttttttatttgaagaCCTTCCACTTCATTAGCTTGGAGAAGAATGGTGAGACCGCCTGCATCAGAATGAGGATTGAGCCCCGTCACAAGCTCAGGTTGAGGACATGGAGGATAGTAATTAAGCCTCGTTGCTTGAGTGGTATCTAAGAGCTCTGTGATTTCTTTGGTGTCTATTTTGAGGGCATTTGCCATTAGCTCAAGGATATGGATACCCAATTTCTTCACTTCTGTATAATAGGTATCTAGATCATCTCTGCAATATCAAGCCATACACATATGAGTAAttcattttcagaaaatatGGACTTTGACCACTTCTTTCCAAACCCTGACGTCACTTGTGTGGTCAGAAAGAGATGAGGAATAACAAAAAGCacaagatattttttttttgaaaaggcaaaataatatatatatatatatatatatactaattAATAAGAGCAAAAGAGAACATAGCAGAAAAAACACAAGATATATAAAATGCGATTCAACACGAATGCCCACATCTACCTAGAAGAAATAATTTTCGGACACATTATAATCACTCGTAGCTAACACCTAACCATGCTCAACACtcatattactccctccggtcctatttataagtatgaaagagaagaaaaatcttgatcctttttataagaactaaatGAAAGTTAgagttatattaattaattttttccaaagatgtctttattaattctaacttgtaaatgtgtctcattaattattctttttctttcccactttccaatactaataacaaaggataatttttgaagtttattttgatttaagacaaatttaatgcattttatctagtttaactacatttcttaaactatgtgatttttttttttgcttataaatagaaCCGGAGGTAGTACTACACAAAAATGTCACATATCTAGTCAACTATATAAATAAGGAATTAAATTGTGCATGGAGAGAAGAAAATGCTTTAGATTTATCTAGCGTTTGGTAACCGaacaaaatgaaatataaaaggAGAAAGAGAACCTGAACTTTGATGGTAACTTCGGGAATAAGTATGATTTCCTTTTTTCTAGAGGAAATAGAAACATGAAGAACACATCTCCCCACTCAAGTTTCTGATCTTCAGAAACCACGAATAGTTGACCATACCCTTCCACATCTCCCTGTCTTTGCTCaaacttcttcttctcttccattGGAAGATGAAAAAATTCTTGAACACCTCTCTTCACGTCTTCTAGCAGAGAAGTGTTGACTCCGTGATTTATCAGCTATATATTTTAGTCAAAAGTTAGAAAGCATTACTCGCTCATTTCAGATATATTGATCATCCAACTTTTCGAAAAAGGTAATCTGAGATGTAGAtcgatattaattttttatatttaatttatagtttATAATATGTAATTGGTTGACCTTGTTCTATTAGGTAGCTATAGACTCATGGTGcaagttttgtttttttgataAGTCAAGAATTATGGTGCAAGTTTTATAGTCgcgaaaatttcattttttgtttatcTTAATTGCATTTGTTTGATCATTTAGTATGGTGTGTGAGGATGAGTTATTTTGGCCCATCTAGCTTTTCTCAAGCTAATTGAAATTTACCtttgaaattaagaaaatttgGTCATTCACTTAATTTTCATATTTGTGAAATCACCaactcttctttttattttcaaatatccTAAGGTTTATGATGCATGAGATATGtgatataatataattttttatgttttcaaaGTTAAGTAATTAGTGAAATTTCGATAAATTTTAAAGAATTTTGTAGGATGAgattggaagaaaaaaaactttaatcACATAATGATCAAAACAATATATGCTCAATCATATCTTTTctgttgtcaaaaaaaaaagaactaaaaCACTCATAGTCCATACCAATAAGACCAAAAAATACAAATTGAAGCCTTTATTAAACCTAAAACTCTCAAATTTTAACTTTCTAAGTgaaattttcacaaattgatTTGTAATTAAATCATTGTAAACCTTCTACTTGAAACCATGAAGTAAAAGtccaaaataataaatttcacctaattttgtt
This window harbors:
- the LOC130710339 gene encoding oxoglutarate-dependent flavonoid 7-O-demethylase 1-like, coding for MEATPLAVPFVQELAKEKLTRVPERYVRLHNERPALYNSSTTPLPLPIIDLSKLLSKDHKVPELERLHQACKEWGFFQLINHGVNTSLLEDVKRGVQEFFHLPMEEKKKFEQRQGDVEGYGQLFVVSEDQKLEWGDVFFMFLFPLEKRKSYLFPKLPSKFRDDLDTYYTEVKKLGIHILELMANALKIDTKEITELLDTTQATRLNYYPPCPQPELVTGLNPHSDAGGLTILLQANEVEGLQIKKDGMWIPVEPLANAFVINIGDILEVITNGIYPSVEHRAIVNSEKERISIAAFHNPSMESIIGPAPSLVTPTTPARFRKISYGEYFKGYLSQELRGKSFLDSIRIENEENF